Proteins co-encoded in one Spirosoma endbachense genomic window:
- a CDS encoding pirin family protein, producing MLDLVIDARPASLGNGFSVRRILPYRLRRMLGPFIFMDHAGPVSLDPARVTSMDVLPHPHIGLSTVSYLFDGQVTHRDSLGVQQIIRPGEVNWMTAGSGIAHSERFEDPSMLAGGTLEMIQTWVALPEADEENAPSFTNYQPQELPIFTDGGIWMRLIAGDAFGLHNDVKTHSPLFYTHVVLKAGTRFGLPMGYPERGAYVAKGSVEVGGRFYTAGQLLVFTPGIDPVLIARETCTLMLLGGEPLGERFIWWNFVSSRRERIDQAKADWQAGRIALPPNDNVEFVPLPDDRSRPAGNPPPPPLS from the coding sequence ATGTTAGATCTGGTCATTGATGCACGCCCGGCATCATTAGGGAATGGGTTCAGTGTGCGACGGATTCTCCCCTATCGGTTGCGACGAATGCTCGGACCATTCATTTTTATGGATCATGCCGGACCCGTGAGTCTTGATCCGGCCCGAGTGACCAGTATGGACGTGTTGCCACATCCGCACATTGGCCTGTCTACAGTGAGTTATTTATTTGATGGACAGGTTACTCACCGCGACAGCCTGGGCGTACAGCAGATTATTCGTCCGGGTGAAGTGAACTGGATGACCGCCGGGAGCGGTATTGCCCACTCTGAACGGTTCGAGGACCCGTCTATGCTGGCAGGCGGTACGCTGGAGATGATCCAGACCTGGGTAGCTCTCCCCGAAGCTGACGAAGAAAATGCGCCAAGCTTTACCAATTACCAGCCCCAGGAATTACCCATTTTTACCGATGGCGGCATCTGGATGCGATTGATTGCTGGCGATGCGTTTGGCTTGCATAATGACGTAAAAACCCACTCTCCGTTGTTTTATACCCATGTAGTTCTGAAAGCAGGAACCCGATTTGGCTTGCCAATGGGTTATCCTGAGCGGGGTGCTTACGTGGCCAAAGGAAGCGTGGAAGTGGGTGGCCGGTTTTATACAGCTGGTCAACTGCTGGTATTTACGCCCGGAATTGATCCGGTCCTTATTGCTCGCGAAACCTGTACACTCATGCTCTTAGGGGGTGAACCACTGGGAGAGCGATTCATCTGGTGGAATTTTGTGTCTTCCCGGCGGGAGCGTATCGATCAGGCCAAGGCCGACTGGCAGGCAGGCCGTATTGCCCTACCACCGAATGACAATGTCGAATTTGTGCCGTTACCGGATGACCGGTCCAGACCCGCCGGAAACCCTCCACCCCCGCCCCTTTCCTGA
- the dinB gene encoding DNA polymerase IV, with protein sequence MDAFYASVEQRDNADLRGKPIAVGGSRQRGVVAAASYEARQFGVRSAMASSIAIRKCPDLIFVKPRFDVYKAVSEQIRAIFAEYTHLIEPLSLDEAYLDVTHNLVDNPSATLIAQAIKARIKAVTGLTASAGVSYNKFLAKLASDYRKPDGLFVIKPTQGKAFVEQLKVGQFHGVGRVTAARMNQLGIFTGLDLRQQREAFLVQHFGKAGHHYYSIAQAIDHRPVMPDRERKSIGSETTFEQDLTDEAELREALLPLQESVWAYCEKTDVLGRTVTLKVKYADFQQITRSRTVLSLIRDPAYFKQISFDLLTSLIPAPKGIRLLGVSLSSLQSVSLDKGGQLALDL encoded by the coding sequence ATGGATGCGTTTTATGCATCCGTTGAGCAACGGGATAATGCTGATTTGCGAGGCAAGCCCATTGCCGTTGGGGGTTCCCGGCAGCGAGGTGTAGTGGCTGCAGCCAGCTACGAAGCCCGCCAGTTTGGCGTTCGATCGGCAATGGCTTCCTCGATTGCCATTCGGAAATGCCCTGATCTTATTTTTGTGAAACCCCGCTTTGACGTTTATAAGGCCGTTTCTGAACAGATACGGGCTATTTTTGCTGAATACACGCACCTTATCGAACCACTCTCGCTGGATGAAGCCTATCTGGATGTAACGCATAATCTGGTCGATAATCCGTCGGCTACACTGATCGCTCAGGCTATTAAAGCCCGGATCAAGGCGGTTACCGGCCTAACAGCCTCAGCGGGCGTATCGTATAATAAGTTCCTGGCTAAGCTGGCATCCGATTATCGCAAGCCTGATGGACTATTCGTCATTAAACCGACTCAGGGGAAAGCCTTTGTCGAACAACTGAAAGTCGGTCAGTTTCATGGGGTCGGTCGTGTTACCGCGGCCCGAATGAATCAACTGGGCATTTTTACGGGCCTGGACCTGCGCCAGCAGCGTGAAGCCTTTTTGGTTCAGCATTTCGGGAAAGCGGGGCACCATTATTATTCCATTGCCCAGGCCATCGATCACCGTCCGGTCATGCCCGACCGGGAGCGTAAATCGATCGGCTCCGAAACAACATTCGAGCAGGATCTAACCGACGAGGCTGAGTTGAGGGAGGCATTATTGCCGCTTCAGGAAAGTGTATGGGCCTATTGTGAAAAGACGGATGTGCTGGGACGGACCGTAACCTTAAAAGTTAAATATGCAGATTTTCAGCAGATTACCCGCAGCCGAACGGTGCTTAGCCTGATCCGGGACCCGGCTTATTTTAAACAAATCAGCTTCGATTTATTAACGTCGTTGATCCCTGCACCTAAGGGTATTCGCTTGCTGGGCGTGTCGTTGTCAAGTCTTCAGTCTGTTTCACTGGATAAGGGAGGCCAGTTAGCGCTCGATTTGTAG
- a CDS encoding fibronectin type III domain-containing protein — MKLTLYRQIIVLIGCLIGLFASPLVVAQSVTPPVLPFCGTPSLTPAQSLSLGQLARLALQRKRASGAAPTAITYVSIRPHIVRRSDGSADFNLTRLNQVMAVTNSYYLLNGFGIQFYFAGTTPDYIDDDDLYNVFPFPEGNTVDGRDATDALNQYYVTHFTNPGVGGFARFPLDDIVTTRSFIGTNGGDFDLGNRLIPHELGHTFSVLHTFGYSNGEYPTDELVTRGAGANCTTAGDEICDTPADPYHIAGAYVTDANGCPQYSPGSTARDANGDLYAPSITNIMSYYFPCTHDFTPGQYDRMQAGLALRQTHTSYSLSHPPTNVVSPSNVAVSLNGIAITITWQDNATNEMGYFVERSTTSATEGFVPIGGVGPDETTFVDYDTRLRTHYYYRIRPSNSTTGSLSPTADIATPRTTDPVTGLTTTNIMANTAKLNWNSLGDNVTYDVQWRAIGSTGWNEQVRLPQTSVTISSLSGYTSVEWRVKASDQDTYSGPVTFTTLCQTPVTYSFGVIPARVSAAMSWNTFSPASILQWRAVGSATWNTSSTITNTSSYTLTGLTSDTQYEWRVQGVCSATATSEFTDPLTFTTYACVSPLYPSATPRAESANLSWFMPYFESGRTYAVRYRPVGTANWATVSSLTTTTCSLTGLANNTTYEWQVKSVCSVTDESAYSLLTTFSTYCPAVPIGLSSMPTATAVTLGWVNANALESGSTVELQYRSVGNPTWNLLTETARYGYSSRQLTGLMPTTAYEWRVRIACSATAQSDFTATLTFTTGCYAPSSNYLSTDLISSSSARLNWYNPADPGTKYDLRYRAVGEANWVTISNVSSATTGGNYSISGLTNQTTYEWQIRTVCSPTGSSTFSTGPNFSTLCKSADYLSQTPLVTSAFLSWGQAGVDVTYEVFYRLAGTATWTTVSNLTSTNTVISGLTGNTSYEWQVRSQCTNGINAAPSGTNTFSTYACSTPYSLNVTNLTMTSARLNWSFANADAGTRYEGRYRVVGATDWITLSNLSSDQGQGYFDLSGLAIDTQYEWQIQTRCSATESSAFTSSNTFKTLPVCTSMYTVKTGLWSDPSVWSCGRLPLSTDPVQIKHLVTMPSNYLGTVLRITYDAGQKLQFNFGSRIKMGE; from the coding sequence ATGAAATTGACTTTATACAGACAAATTATCGTACTGATTGGCTGCCTGATTGGGCTTTTCGCGTCCCCATTAGTCGTTGCCCAGTCGGTTACCCCGCCCGTTCTACCGTTCTGTGGTACGCCAAGCTTAACCCCTGCACAGTCCCTGTCGCTTGGGCAACTGGCAAGACTGGCCCTGCAACGCAAGCGGGCATCGGGTGCTGCCCCAACCGCCATTACATACGTCTCCATCCGTCCCCACATCGTTCGCCGGAGCGACGGTAGCGCCGATTTCAATCTAACCCGACTCAATCAGGTAATGGCCGTTACCAATAGCTATTACCTGCTCAATGGGTTTGGCATCCAGTTTTACTTCGCTGGTACAACGCCTGATTACATCGATGATGACGATTTATACAACGTTTTTCCGTTCCCTGAAGGAAATACGGTCGATGGTCGTGATGCGACCGATGCGCTGAACCAATATTATGTTACCCATTTTACGAACCCCGGTGTGGGTGGATTTGCCCGTTTTCCTTTAGACGACATCGTTACGACCCGTTCATTTATCGGAACAAATGGAGGAGATTTTGATTTAGGCAATCGCCTGATTCCTCACGAATTAGGGCATACGTTTAGTGTGCTTCATACCTTTGGGTATTCCAATGGAGAGTATCCGACTGACGAGTTGGTGACACGAGGAGCTGGAGCCAACTGCACGACGGCGGGGGATGAAATCTGCGATACGCCCGCCGATCCCTATCACATTGCCGGAGCCTATGTGACGGACGCAAATGGCTGCCCGCAATATAGCCCTGGCAGTACGGCCCGCGATGCCAATGGGGATCTTTACGCCCCCTCGATCACCAACATTATGTCGTATTATTTTCCGTGTACGCACGATTTTACACCGGGCCAGTACGACAGGATGCAGGCTGGTCTTGCCCTCCGACAGACTCATACGAGCTATTCCCTTTCTCATCCTCCAACGAATGTCGTGTCCCCGAGTAATGTCGCGGTCTCGCTTAATGGTATTGCTATTACGATAACCTGGCAGGACAACGCCACGAATGAAATGGGTTATTTTGTCGAGCGTTCGACAACGTCGGCCACCGAGGGTTTTGTGCCCATTGGCGGGGTAGGGCCTGATGAAACCACATTTGTGGATTATGATACCCGGCTTCGGACGCACTATTATTATCGCATTCGCCCGTCCAACAGCACAACCGGTAGTTTGAGCCCAACCGCCGATATAGCAACTCCCCGGACCACTGACCCGGTTACCGGGCTGACAACGACGAACATTATGGCCAATACTGCAAAATTAAACTGGAACAGCCTTGGCGACAATGTAACCTACGATGTGCAATGGCGGGCGATCGGTAGTACTGGCTGGAACGAACAAGTGCGTCTACCACAAACCTCAGTTACTATTTCTTCATTAAGCGGATATACTTCGGTTGAGTGGCGGGTGAAAGCGTCGGATCAAGACACCTACTCGGGGCCAGTTACCTTCACCACCCTTTGCCAAACGCCAGTTACGTATTCGTTTGGCGTCATTCCGGCCCGTGTTTCGGCGGCTATGTCCTGGAATACCTTTTCACCTGCCTCTATCCTGCAGTGGAGGGCTGTCGGCTCCGCTACCTGGAATACCAGTAGTACTATAACCAACACATCCTCCTACACGCTGACGGGCCTGACGTCAGATACACAATATGAATGGCGGGTGCAGGGCGTTTGCTCCGCAACGGCTACGTCAGAATTTACGGACCCGCTGACCTTTACGACCTATGCCTGTGTTTCTCCTCTATATCCGAGCGCTACGCCAAGAGCCGAATCCGCGAATTTATCGTGGTTTATGCCCTATTTCGAATCGGGACGGACGTATGCCGTTCGCTATCGACCGGTCGGTACTGCCAACTGGGCGACGGTCAGCAGCCTAACCACCACGACCTGTTCACTGACTGGTTTGGCCAATAATACAACCTACGAATGGCAGGTCAAAAGCGTTTGTTCAGTCACTGACGAGTCGGCGTATAGCCTGTTAACGACTTTTAGTACCTATTGTCCGGCGGTTCCCATCGGGCTCTCCAGTATGCCGACGGCAACCGCGGTTACGCTTGGCTGGGTAAATGCCAATGCCCTGGAGTCGGGTAGTACTGTTGAGTTGCAATACCGGTCTGTTGGTAATCCAACCTGGAATCTGCTCACTGAAACGGCAAGATATGGGTATTCCTCCCGGCAACTGACTGGTCTGATGCCTACTACAGCATATGAATGGCGAGTGCGAATAGCCTGCTCGGCAACAGCCCAGTCTGATTTTACCGCAACGTTGACGTTTACGACTGGTTGCTACGCACCTTCTTCCAATTACCTCTCAACTGATCTGATTTCATCATCGTCAGCACGGTTAAACTGGTATAATCCAGCTGACCCCGGTACGAAGTACGACCTTCGCTATCGGGCGGTTGGTGAGGCAAACTGGGTTACCATCAGCAACGTGAGCAGTGCCACTACAGGAGGGAATTATTCCATTAGCGGATTAACCAATCAGACAACCTATGAATGGCAGATCAGAACCGTGTGCTCGCCAACAGGAAGTTCAACGTTTTCGACTGGCCCCAACTTCTCTACCCTTTGTAAATCAGCCGATTATCTGTCACAGACGCCCCTGGTTACATCGGCTTTTTTGTCCTGGGGGCAGGCGGGTGTCGATGTGACCTATGAGGTATTTTACCGGCTGGCGGGTACGGCTACCTGGACAACGGTGAGTAATCTGACCAGCACTAATACGGTCATTTCCGGGCTGACCGGAAACACCAGCTATGAGTGGCAGGTCAGAAGTCAGTGTACCAACGGAATCAATGCAGCCCCATCGGGCACCAATACCTTTTCTACATACGCCTGTAGTACACCCTACAGCTTAAACGTCACGAATCTGACCATGACGTCGGCCCGTTTGAACTGGAGCTTTGCCAATGCCGACGCAGGAACACGGTATGAAGGTCGTTATCGAGTGGTCGGTGCAACCGACTGGATCACCCTATCAAATCTAAGCAGCGATCAGGGGCAGGGTTATTTCGATCTATCGGGCCTGGCCATTGATACGCAATACGAGTGGCAGATCCAAACGCGTTGTTCAGCCACCGAAAGTTCAGCGTTTACTTCCTCCAATACATTCAAAACACTTCCTGTCTGTACCAGTATGTACACCGTTAAAACCGGTTTATGGAGTGATCCGAGTGTCTGGTCCTGTGGTCGACTTCCCCTCAGTACGGATCCGGTTCAGATTAAGCACCTGGTAACGATGCCCAGCAATTATTTGGGTACAGTCCTGCGCATTACCTATGATGCGGGCCAGAAACTACAATTTAATTTCGGTAGCCGGATAAAAATGGGCGAGTAA
- a CDS encoding GNAT family N-acetyltransferase, with translation MADPDLTYRKANATDIPNIVRVTLKAYHDYKAVLTPINWARMEANLSNENLYTELLGKATTFVCEANRRLVGVIFLLPTGNPTPIFPADWSYIRLLGVDPDFRGLRIGRKLTELCIHHAKATGEIGVALHTSEFMNAARTMYEELGFRQAKELPPMFDKRYWLYKLSFQPIDSYNQDK, from the coding sequence ATGGCCGATCCTGACCTGACATACCGTAAAGCAAACGCAACTGATATTCCGAACATCGTTCGGGTAACGCTGAAAGCCTATCACGATTATAAAGCTGTTTTGACGCCCATCAACTGGGCCCGGATGGAGGCTAATTTATCGAATGAGAACTTATACACGGAGTTGCTGGGTAAAGCGACAACATTTGTCTGTGAGGCAAACCGCCGGTTGGTGGGCGTGATATTTTTGCTTCCAACCGGTAATCCGACTCCTATTTTTCCCGCAGACTGGAGTTATATCCGTTTGTTGGGCGTTGATCCTGATTTTCGGGGGTTGCGGATTGGCAGAAAACTCACGGAACTTTGTATTCATCACGCTAAAGCAACGGGTGAGATTGGGGTAGCACTGCACACCAGCGAATTCATGAATGCCGCCCGGACAATGTATGAAGAGCTGGGTTTCAGGCAGGCGAAAGAATTACCGCCCATGTTCGACAAACGATACTGGCTTTATAAGCTAAGTTTTCAACCTATCGACTCCTACAATCAAGATAAGTAA
- a CDS encoding SRPBCC family protein: MMDKFSTAITINSEPAGVWAALTKPELMATWLGEPETKIEIDTEWKINSPIFIRGFHHVKFETKGIVLQYDTERKLRYSHLSSVSRLPDKPENYSILEFTLTPIDKQTLLTLTIENFPTESIQKHLEFYWRTTVLLIKKSVEEPADCV; the protein is encoded by the coding sequence ATGATGGATAAATTTTCAACAGCTATTACAATAAATTCTGAACCTGCTGGCGTGTGGGCTGCTTTAACAAAGCCTGAATTAATGGCTACATGGTTAGGGGAGCCTGAAACGAAAATAGAAATCGATACTGAGTGGAAAATCAACTCTCCAATTTTCATTCGTGGTTTTCATCACGTAAAATTTGAAACGAAAGGAATTGTCCTTCAGTATGATACTGAAAGAAAGCTAAGGTACAGTCATTTAAGCTCAGTGTCCCGACTCCCAGACAAGCCTGAAAACTATTCAATCCTTGAGTTTACGTTAACCCCCATCGATAAGCAGACGCTATTGACGCTTACTATCGAAAATTTTCCGACTGAGTCAATTCAAAAACATCTGGAGTTTTACTGGAGAACGACTGTCTTACTCATCAAGAAAAGCGTTGAGGAACCAGCAGACTGCGTATAG
- a CDS encoding serine hydrolase domain-containing protein, giving the protein MIFSLTACNRLRNDPPISYTHQLPGQIADGWPVASLQSQQLDPRPIEELTDQILTEQYRNIHSLLIVRYGKLVYENYFNGYTQSIPENIYSATKSITSALVGIAVDKHLIKSIDDKVVDYFPQYTDLPNLTATKKQMTIRDLLTMSSGLECADDDPQSPGNEATMYQSPDWIRYTLSLPMKANPGTMSNYCTGGVAVLGGILQQATGKTVDEFAKAYLWNPLGIGPIRWDRMPTGQVNTSGRMFIRPRDMAKPGQLFLDKGKWQDQQVLSANWVDESTRKQVVLRDQEYGYLWWRRQFVMDDKTYPAYYASGNGGHFIVVIPSVNIVIVSTAGNLNSGHTAQVFGMIRFGILPALL; this is encoded by the coding sequence TTGATATTCAGCTTAACGGCCTGTAATCGGTTACGTAATGATCCTCCGATAAGCTATACCCATCAGCTTCCCGGACAGATCGCCGATGGTTGGCCAGTTGCTTCGCTCCAAAGTCAGCAGTTGGACCCCAGGCCGATTGAAGAGTTAACGGATCAAATTCTGACGGAACAATACCGGAATATCCACAGCCTGCTGATTGTCAGATACGGGAAACTGGTCTATGAAAATTACTTCAATGGCTACACCCAATCCATTCCCGAAAACATTTACTCGGCAACGAAAAGTATCACCTCGGCATTGGTTGGTATTGCAGTCGACAAACACCTGATCAAGAGCATCGATGATAAGGTAGTCGATTATTTTCCGCAATACACCGATTTGCCGAACCTCACTGCCACCAAAAAGCAAATGACCATCCGGGATTTGCTAACGATGAGTTCGGGCCTGGAGTGTGCCGATGACGACCCGCAATCACCGGGCAACGAAGCAACGATGTACCAGTCGCCGGATTGGATTCGCTATACGCTTAGCCTGCCGATGAAAGCGAATCCCGGAACCATGAGCAACTATTGCACCGGGGGCGTTGCGGTGTTGGGGGGTATTCTTCAACAGGCGACGGGGAAAACCGTTGATGAATTTGCGAAGGCGTATTTATGGAATCCGCTGGGTATTGGGCCGATTCGCTGGGATCGCATGCCGACCGGTCAGGTTAACACCAGTGGGCGGATGTTTATTCGGCCGCGCGACATGGCGAAACCTGGACAGTTATTTCTGGATAAAGGGAAATGGCAGGACCAGCAGGTACTTTCTGCCAATTGGGTGGACGAATCGACGCGAAAACAGGTCGTTTTGCGTGATCAGGAGTACGGTTATTTGTGGTGGCGAAGGCAATTCGTCATGGATGATAAAACCTATCCCGCTTATTATGCGTCGGGCAACGGTGGTCATTTTATTGTCGTTATTCCGAGCGTGAATATAGTGATTGTTTCTACGGCGGGGAATTTGAATTCTGGACACACGGCGCAGGTATTTGGTATGATCCGGTTTGGTATTCTTCCCGCTTTGTTATGA
- a CDS encoding START-like domain-containing protein, translating into MEKLKFVAEYELRASPKMLFPYISTASGLSQWFANKVNTMPEQRFDFQWDNESHIARQVSMRQNKGVRFEFLDTAENGSDNNYVDFRVDQSELTQSTFLRITDYSSTTDEDELQDLWDGLMDKLREIVGS; encoded by the coding sequence ATGGAGAAATTAAAATTTGTTGCCGAATACGAACTCCGGGCATCCCCAAAAATGCTGTTTCCTTACATTAGCACGGCTTCGGGCTTATCACAATGGTTTGCCAATAAAGTAAATACGATGCCGGAACAACGATTCGATTTTCAATGGGACAATGAGAGTCACATCGCGCGGCAGGTTTCGATGCGACAGAATAAAGGCGTTCGTTTTGAGTTTTTAGATACAGCCGAAAACGGATCGGATAACAATTATGTCGATTTTCGGGTCGATCAATCCGAACTTACCCAGTCTACATTTCTACGGATAACCGATTATTCCTCAACAACCGACGAAGACGAACTCCAGGATCTTTGGGATGGTTTAATGGATAAGCTCAGAGAAATTGTTGGTAGTTAA
- a CDS encoding LptF/LptG family permease, protein MKKIDKLVLNSFWGPFFLTLGVVIFIFLMRLLMFYIDDFVSKDLDLATFGRLLFYFSLLTIPTALPLAVLLSSLMTFGNLGEFFELTAMKSAGISLTRAMRPLLVVAVGISSFSFWFNNSVSPWANLKGYSLLYDIKTAKATLSLKEGIFYNDLPGYSIKVDQKVKTDKESTTGDLLKGLVIYKHPTNGLETGNREIILADSGRMYTDKDRTYLVFQLFNGNDYQEYSGNGTVSYASNGTPVKGAEFVRNGFKDYRLVISLESFGIKRTDENQFEYHEYMKDLKQLSDLTDSLRKDYRNTSLSVANTSRQYYNYQFKTNVTTKPAVVVKDGKWIDSLLKKQNLAQPDLAQAAYSQAQNILSYATSNVNFLTEKEKNVWKYQLESNHKFTQAISVFVMFLIGASMGAIIKKGGFGLPVLVSIVFFIFLYVLTLTGDKYAKDGLIWVPLGAWMANLVLFPVGLFLMQRARHDSRLFDGDVYRIAWERVKQKWAAYRLQVQEARLKSSNNG, encoded by the coding sequence ATGAAGAAAATAGATAAATTAGTACTCAATTCGTTCTGGGGGCCGTTTTTTCTTACACTGGGTGTCGTCATTTTTATCTTCCTGATGCGGCTCCTGATGTTCTACATCGACGATTTCGTTTCGAAAGACCTTGATTTAGCAACATTCGGCCGTCTTCTTTTTTACTTTTCCCTGCTAACGATTCCAACCGCGCTCCCGCTGGCTGTATTGCTCTCTTCGCTGATGACGTTCGGTAATCTTGGCGAATTTTTTGAGCTGACAGCCATGAAAAGTGCGGGCATTTCGCTCACCCGTGCCATGCGCCCGCTGCTCGTGGTTGCCGTTGGCATAAGCTCCTTTTCATTCTGGTTCAACAATAGTGTATCGCCCTGGGCTAATCTTAAAGGATATAGCCTGCTGTATGACATTAAAACGGCCAAAGCAACCCTGAGTCTAAAAGAAGGCATTTTTTATAATGACCTGCCCGGCTACAGTATTAAAGTAGATCAAAAGGTCAAAACCGATAAGGAAAGTACCACCGGTGATTTACTAAAAGGACTGGTTATTTACAAGCATCCGACAAATGGCCTTGAAACTGGTAATCGGGAGATCATTCTGGCTGATTCGGGGCGGATGTATACCGATAAGGATCGGACATACCTCGTTTTTCAACTTTTCAATGGCAATGATTATCAGGAGTATTCGGGAAATGGGACGGTCAGTTACGCCAGCAATGGCACACCCGTGAAAGGAGCCGAGTTTGTTCGGAATGGGTTTAAAGACTATAGGCTCGTCATCAGCCTGGAATCGTTCGGAATTAAACGCACGGACGAAAATCAGTTCGAGTACCATGAGTACATGAAAGACCTGAAGCAACTCTCGGACCTGACCGACTCGCTACGAAAAGATTATAGAAATACGAGCCTGAGTGTTGCCAATACATCGCGACAGTATTACAACTATCAATTTAAAACCAACGTCACCACAAAGCCTGCCGTTGTGGTGAAAGACGGTAAATGGATCGATTCATTACTGAAAAAACAGAATCTTGCTCAGCCCGACCTTGCTCAGGCGGCTTATAGCCAGGCGCAGAATATCCTGTCGTATGCCACTTCGAATGTGAACTTCCTGACGGAGAAAGAAAAAAATGTCTGGAAATATCAACTGGAGAGCAATCATAAATTTACCCAGGCCATTTCCGTTTTTGTCATGTTCCTGATCGGCGCATCAATGGGGGCTATTATAAAAAAAGGGGGCTTTGGCTTACCGGTTCTGGTATCGATCGTCTTCTTCATATTTCTTTATGTATTGACACTCACGGGCGATAAATACGCCAAAGATGGCCTGATCTGGGTGCCACTTGGTGCCTGGATGGCTAACCTGGTGCTATTTCCGGTGGGGCTGTTCCTGATGCAGCGCGCCCGCCATGACTCACGTCTGTTCGATGGCGACGTGTATCGTATCGCCTGGGAGCGGGTAAAGCAGAAATGGGCAGCCTACCGGCTACAGGTTCAGGAAGCTCGCCTTAAGTCGTCAAACAACGGGTAA
- the rpsO gene encoding 30S ribosomal protein S15, with product MYLTTEKKQEIFSTSGHAKSAGDTGSAESQIALFTYRISHLTEHLKVHKHDYGTQLGLLKLVGKRRRLLNYLQQKDITRYRAILAALGLRK from the coding sequence ATGTATCTAACGACCGAAAAAAAACAGGAGATCTTCTCCACCTCGGGTCACGCCAAAAGTGCTGGTGACACCGGGTCGGCCGAATCCCAGATCGCGCTGTTCACGTACCGGATCAGTCATTTGACCGAGCACCTGAAAGTTCACAAGCACGATTACGGCACCCAATTAGGTCTTTTAAAATTAGTCGGTAAGCGTCGGCGTCTGCTGAACTACCTGCAACAAAAAGACATCACACGATACCGGGCTATTCTGGCCGCGCTGGGTCTGAGAAAATAA